From the genome of Hymenobacter sp. PAMC 26628, one region includes:
- a CDS encoding FRG domain-containing protein — MPYSANDYVATSWAHLQELLFQDTWDGRIGRFRSPFVYRGQRSKNYLLTTSLQRLGGNYFELEHHLLRNFRKYARDTAASPAATAAVWDWLALAQHHGLPTRLLDWTYSPYVALHFATDDLQAYHQDGIIWALNYVKAAEHLPDSLRDALRHEGSNVFTSELLAPATDSLRNLESLQAEPFVLFLEPPSLDARIVHQYALFSLMSSSQSVLHEWLARHPELYFRIIIPAALKWEVRDKLDQANITERVLLPGLGGLSRWLHRHYAPRTGGPSSTFVNEDDMR, encoded by the coding sequence ATGCCCTACTCCGCCAACGATTACGTGGCCACTTCCTGGGCCCACTTGCAGGAACTGCTGTTTCAGGATACTTGGGACGGGCGCATCGGGCGGTTTCGCTCGCCGTTTGTGTACCGCGGGCAGCGCTCCAAAAACTACTTGCTGACCACCAGCTTGCAGCGGCTAGGCGGCAATTACTTCGAGCTGGAGCACCACTTACTGCGCAACTTCCGCAAGTACGCCCGCGACACGGCGGCCTCGCCCGCCGCCACGGCCGCGGTGTGGGACTGGCTGGCCTTGGCCCAGCACCACGGCCTGCCCACGCGCCTGCTCGATTGGACATACTCGCCCTACGTGGCCCTGCATTTCGCCACCGATGACCTCCAGGCCTACCACCAGGACGGTATTATTTGGGCCCTGAACTACGTGAAGGCCGCCGAGCACCTGCCTGATTCGCTGCGCGACGCCCTGCGCCACGAGGGTTCCAACGTCTTCACCTCCGAGTTGCTGGCCCCCGCAACGGATAGCCTGCGCAACCTCGAAAGCCTGCAAGCCGAGCCGTTTGTGCTGTTTCTGGAGCCGCCCAGCCTCGATGCGCGCATCGTGCACCAGTACGCGCTGTTTTCGCTGATGAGCTCCAGCCAGAGCGTGCTGCACGAGTGGCTGGCCCGCCACCCCGAATTGTACTTTCGCATTATTATTCCCGCCGCTCTCAAGTGGGAAGTGCGCGACAAGCTCGACCAGGCCAACATCACCGAGCGAGTGCTGCTGCCCGGCCTCGGGGGCCTCTCGCGCTGGCTGCACCGCCACTACGCGCCCCGCACCGGGGGCCCCAGCAGCACCTTCGTGAATGAGGATGACATGCGGTAG
- a CDS encoding TonB-dependent receptor, whose product MRSFLLLVLLSLAFSSPAATLRGQVVGPGGDALTGAIVVVQGTSLNAAADAAGHYEIRDVPAGRYAVRASFVGYREAVKSVVVVADATVELDFALQVQAQSLGGVTVMGKLNQEEENASRLSEKTADNIVNIISSRAIERSPDINAANVLTRVSGINIQRSAGSNGAYAVIRGMEPRYNNTLVNGIKIPSPDGQNRFVSLDIVPSDLLKRIEVTKSLVPSLEGDATGGTVNLVMKDAPDTTLFRATASVGYSQIFFDRKYESFSQADIQQKSPGGRYGTDYAATQQDFSRSNLKTVPKQAPPTYLAGLTFGHRYLGNRLGVLVALNTQNQYFGSNGVFNTVATDPQNQPYLVTITAPRTFSNHQINNGLVTHLDFTINERNKIAFDNLLLRSDFSQLESSVDTLLTDQRRGPGTGTINPLLQTHTTRQILENAKFSGRHELASRLLFDWAGVVSVATSNSPDYATLNTDFLLSPTASGQINRSAEFVNTELRVWQHNRDRDYTGLANLAYQTSLLHHALELKVGGLYRAKDRYNLQDEYELRAAQNTNGTKQLFMGIDNAQFAVYTPLGTAGADAANYTAYENIGAGYVQAKWELGPLQVLTGVRLESTQQGFTTVQISPVSTLPSGIAKTYQDFLPSLNLRYTLNEQQNLRFSYFASINRPNYYESVPYRNYTTGIDGNPRLLHATADNLDLRYEIYPTPENYFTVGVFYKRIVNPIELKLEGLTAGQLFRQPQNNPTPATNLGAEVTFTKYVQHFGLSGNYTYTHSVISDHQKVFNDAATGQTYVITQDRPLQSQAAHIVNLSLLFRDKPTGFYAQISYQYTGRILQLVGSNFDYYQRPLSSLALSVDKDITRHFTAFAKLNNLLNTKTVLTVNQSDFVLQQDAFKATYLLGVRYVL is encoded by the coding sequence ATGCGTTCGTTTCTATTACTTGTATTGCTGTCCTTGGCATTTAGTAGCCCAGCCGCCACCCTTCGCGGCCAGGTGGTGGGCCCCGGCGGCGATGCCCTGACCGGGGCCATCGTCGTGGTGCAGGGCACATCCCTCAACGCGGCAGCGGATGCGGCCGGCCACTACGAAATCCGCGACGTGCCCGCCGGCCGCTACGCGGTGCGGGCCTCTTTCGTGGGGTACCGGGAAGCGGTTAAGTCCGTGGTAGTGGTCGCCGACGCGACCGTTGAACTCGATTTCGCCTTGCAGGTTCAAGCCCAAAGCCTAGGCGGCGTAACAGTAATGGGCAAACTGAACCAGGAAGAGGAAAATGCTTCCCGTCTCTCGGAAAAGACGGCCGACAACATCGTTAACATCATTTCCTCCCGGGCTATTGAACGGTCACCGGACATCAACGCGGCCAACGTGCTGACGCGGGTGTCGGGCATTAATATTCAGCGCAGCGCGGGCAGCAACGGGGCCTACGCCGTTATCCGGGGCATGGAGCCGCGCTATAATAATACGCTGGTTAATGGCATCAAAATACCTAGCCCTGACGGCCAGAACCGCTTCGTCTCGCTTGACATCGTGCCTTCTGACCTGCTCAAGCGGATTGAGGTAACCAAGTCGCTCGTGCCCAGCCTGGAGGGCGATGCCACCGGCGGCACAGTGAACCTGGTGATGAAGGACGCGCCCGATACCACCCTATTTCGGGCGACGGCTTCTGTCGGCTACAGCCAGATTTTTTTCGACCGCAAGTACGAGTCGTTTTCGCAGGCCGATATTCAGCAGAAAAGTCCGGGCGGGCGTTATGGAACCGACTACGCGGCCACCCAGCAGGATTTTTCCAGAAGCAACCTCAAGACGGTACCCAAGCAGGCCCCGCCGACCTACCTGGCCGGCCTGACCTTCGGTCACCGCTACTTGGGCAATCGCTTGGGCGTGTTGGTTGCCCTCAACACCCAAAACCAATACTTCGGCTCGAATGGAGTGTTTAACACCGTGGCGACCGACCCCCAGAACCAACCGTATTTGGTTACCATCACAGCGCCCCGTACTTTCTCTAATCATCAGATAAACAACGGATTAGTTACCCATCTTGATTTCACTATCAACGAGCGTAACAAAATCGCCTTTGATAACCTGTTGCTCCGCTCGGATTTTTCTCAGCTGGAAAGCTCTGTCGACACTCTCCTCACCGACCAACGCCGTGGGCCCGGCACGGGCACGATTAACCCACTTCTTCAGACCCACACCACCCGGCAAATCCTGGAGAATGCGAAGTTTTCTGGACGTCACGAACTGGCGAGCCGCCTGTTGTTTGATTGGGCGGGGGTGGTGTCGGTAGCGACCAGCAATTCCCCAGACTATGCGACGTTGAACACCGATTTCTTGCTTTCGCCTACTGCGAGTGGCCAGATTAATCGCAGCGCCGAATTTGTGAACACTGAACTTCGCGTCTGGCAGCATAACCGCGACCGTGACTACACGGGCTTGGCCAACTTGGCGTATCAGACCAGCCTACTCCATCATGCCTTGGAGTTGAAAGTCGGTGGGTTATACCGCGCCAAAGACCGGTACAATCTCCAAGACGAATACGAACTGCGCGCTGCTCAGAATACCAATGGCACCAAGCAGCTATTTATGGGCATCGACAACGCACAGTTTGCCGTCTACACCCCGCTCGGTACGGCCGGTGCTGATGCGGCCAACTACACAGCTTACGAGAACATCGGGGCTGGTTATGTGCAAGCCAAATGGGAGTTGGGGCCGCTGCAGGTATTGACGGGAGTGCGCTTGGAGAGTACGCAGCAGGGATTTACTACCGTGCAGATATCGCCGGTTTCTACTTTGCCCAGCGGGATAGCAAAAACTTACCAGGATTTCCTGCCCAGCCTGAATCTACGATATACACTCAATGAGCAGCAGAACCTGCGCTTTTCTTATTTCGCCTCCATCAACCGGCCTAACTACTATGAGTCGGTTCCATACCGCAATTACACCACTGGCATTGATGGCAATCCCCGCTTGCTGCACGCCACCGCCGACAACCTGGATTTGCGCTACGAGATCTATCCAACGCCCGAAAACTACTTCACGGTGGGGGTCTTTTATAAGCGTATTGTAAACCCTATCGAGTTGAAGCTCGAGGGTTTGACGGCCGGCCAGCTTTTCCGGCAGCCCCAAAACAATCCTACCCCTGCTACGAACCTGGGCGCGGAAGTGACTTTTACGAAATACGTCCAGCACTTCGGCTTATCGGGCAACTACACTTATACGCACTCAGTAATAAGTGACCACCAAAAGGTATTTAATGATGCCGCCACTGGCCAGACCTACGTGATAACGCAGGACCGGCCACTGCAGAGCCAGGCCGCTCACATTGTTAACCTGTCACTCCTGTTTCGCGACAAGCCCACTGGCTTCTATGCCCAGATCTCTTACCAATATACGGGCCGCATTTTACAGCTCGTGGGGTCCAACTTCGACTACTATCAGCGGCCGCTCTCGTCGCTGGCCCTGTCAGTGGATAAGGATATCACCCGGCACTTCACGGCTTTTGCCAAGCTTAATAACCTGCTGAATACGAAAACAGTGCTTACGGTTAATCAATCCGACTTTGTATTGCAGCAGGATGCCTTTAAGGCGACTTATCTACTGGGCGTACGCTATGTCCTCTAG
- the hrpB gene encoding ATP-dependent helicase HrpB, with the protein MANDFRLPPLPDLPIVAALPALRTALAAHARVVLEAPPGAGKTTVVPLALLAAEWRGPQDKILVLEPRQLAVRGAAARLAQLLGEPVGRTIGYRVRLDSKVSQATRVEVITEGILTRMIQDDPALEGVAAVVFDEFHERSLNADLGLALALDAQAVLRPELRILLMSATLEAQRLGQWLPAPVVSSAGFLFPIDTHYLDPRRAAALPNRPGERLATLVPAQVRAALGAHAVGDVLVFLPGVADLQRCARALDSLPDDIDLHLLHGELPLDAQDAALRPARAGRRKVILATSIAETSLTIEGVRVVVDGGFARVPRFVPRTGFTTLETVPVARAAADQRRGRAGRLAPGTCYRLWTEAEHHQLPAHRAPEIQAADLSALALELALWGTTNPADLRWLDAPPTAAYAQAQELLVRLGALEAIKNEELKIKNESFSNSSNAESKPGQPTFNSQFLIFNSPLKPTAHGRQLARLGLPPRLGHLVVRGQELGQGPAATALAALLAERDLLRWATPNDPRPLPPDLRLRLEALASGRAPLPGLALHPATLQRVRDVARHLQSRQGPKGHLLIQSFTHSPIGLLTALAYPDRVAQRETDGRLRLATGQRVELRTEDVDPQAEFFAVAHLAGTAAAPRATLAAPVSREELETAFAEQITTTDEVRYDPVAARVTGRRVRRLGALRLAETVIGQPDAALVAGALVAYLQEAGLGKLNWTPGARQLQQRLEFLRHHFPGPNGAENQSFPANQTLTTDNQQLISNNEQLITSWPASDEATLLRELPQWLGPHLAGLKSLDQVQRLDLTEPLLARLPGGWAQRQALDRLAPTALEVPSGSHVTLDYSEAAAPVLAVKLQELFGLTETPTVAGGRVPLLLHLLSPGGRPAQVTRDLRSFWEKGYFDVRKDLKGRYPRHPWPDKPMEHIPTKLTKKRLENL; encoded by the coding sequence TTGGCCAACGATTTCCGCCTGCCCCCGCTGCCCGATTTGCCCATCGTCGCGGCGCTGCCCGCGCTGCGGACCGCCCTCGCCGCCCACGCCCGCGTGGTGCTGGAGGCCCCGCCCGGCGCGGGTAAAACTACGGTGGTGCCCCTGGCGCTGCTGGCTGCCGAGTGGCGGGGGCCCCAGGATAAAATCCTGGTGCTGGAGCCGCGCCAGCTGGCCGTGCGCGGGGCCGCCGCCCGCCTGGCCCAACTGCTGGGCGAGCCCGTGGGGCGCACTATCGGCTACCGCGTGCGGCTCGATAGCAAGGTGAGCCAAGCCACCCGCGTTGAAGTGATTACCGAAGGCATCCTCACGCGGATGATCCAGGACGACCCGGCCCTGGAAGGGGTGGCGGCCGTGGTGTTCGACGAATTCCACGAGCGCAGCCTGAATGCCGATTTGGGCTTGGCCCTGGCTCTGGATGCCCAGGCCGTGCTGCGACCCGAGCTGCGGATTCTCCTCATGAGCGCCACGCTGGAGGCGCAGCGGCTGGGGCAGTGGCTGCCCGCGCCGGTGGTATCGTCGGCCGGTTTTTTGTTTCCGATTGATACGCATTACCTCGACCCGCGCCGGGCCGCCGCCCTGCCCAACCGGCCCGGCGAGCGGCTGGCCACGCTGGTGCCGGCCCAGGTGCGGGCCGCGCTGGGGGCCCACGCGGTGGGCGACGTACTAGTGTTCCTGCCCGGCGTGGCCGACTTGCAGCGCTGCGCCCGGGCCCTCGACTCGCTGCCCGACGACATCGACCTGCACCTGCTGCACGGCGAGCTGCCGCTGGACGCGCAGGACGCCGCCCTGCGCCCGGCGCGGGCCGGCCGGCGCAAGGTCATCCTGGCCACCAGCATCGCCGAAACCAGCCTCACCATCGAGGGCGTGCGCGTGGTGGTGGACGGCGGGTTTGCGCGGGTGCCGCGCTTTGTGCCGCGCACCGGCTTCACCACCCTCGAAACCGTGCCCGTGGCCCGCGCCGCCGCCGACCAGCGCCGGGGCCGCGCCGGCCGCCTGGCCCCTGGCACCTGCTACCGCCTCTGGACCGAAGCCGAGCACCACCAGCTGCCCGCCCACCGGGCCCCCGAAATCCAGGCCGCCGACCTCAGCGCCCTGGCCCTAGAGCTGGCCCTCTGGGGCACCACCAACCCGGCCGATTTGCGCTGGCTCGACGCGCCGCCCACTGCGGCCTACGCCCAGGCCCAGGAGCTGCTGGTGCGCCTGGGGGCCCTGGAGGCAATTAAAAATGAAGAATTAAAAATTAAAAATGAGTCGTTCAGCAATTCTTCAAACGCTGAGTCCAAGCCCGGGCAGCCCACTTTTAATTCTCAATTTTTGATTTTTAATTCCCCCCTCAAGCCTACCGCCCACGGCCGCCAACTGGCCCGGCTGGGCCTGCCGCCGCGCCTGGGCCACCTCGTGGTGCGCGGCCAGGAGCTGGGCCAGGGCCCCGCCGCCACCGCCCTGGCCGCCCTGCTGGCCGAGCGCGACCTGCTGCGCTGGGCCACCCCCAATGACCCGCGCCCGCTGCCCCCCGACCTGCGCCTGCGCCTCGAAGCCCTGGCCAGCGGCCGGGCCCCGCTGCCCGGCCTGGCCCTGCACCCGGCCACCTTGCAGCGCGTGCGCGACGTGGCCCGTCACCTGCAAAGCCGCCAGGGCCCCAAGGGTCATTTACTCATTCAATCCTTCACCCATTCACCAATTGGCCTGCTCACGGCCCTGGCCTACCCCGACCGCGTGGCCCAGCGCGAGACCGACGGCCGCCTGCGCCTCGCCACCGGCCAGCGCGTGGAGCTGCGCACCGAGGACGTGGACCCGCAGGCCGAGTTTTTCGCCGTGGCCCACCTGGCCGGCACCGCCGCCGCGCCCCGCGCCACCCTGGCCGCCCCCGTGAGCCGCGAAGAGCTGGAAACTGCTTTTGCCGAGCAGATTACGACCACCGATGAGGTGCGCTACGACCCCGTCGCCGCACGCGTGACTGGCCGCCGGGTGCGCCGCCTGGGGGCCCTGCGCCTGGCCGAGACCGTCATCGGCCAGCCCGACGCGGCGCTGGTGGCGGGGGCCCTAGTAGCGTATTTGCAGGAAGCGGGCCTGGGCAAACTGAACTGGACGCCCGGGGCCCGGCAGCTACAGCAGCGGCTGGAGTTTCTGCGGCACCACTTCCCGGGTCCCAATGGCGCCGAGAATCAATCATTCCCGGCAAACCAAACCCTAACAACTGACAACCAGCAACTAATATCCAACAACGAGCAACTGATAACTAGCTGGCCCGCCTCCGACGAGGCCACGCTGCTGCGCGAGCTGCCGCAGTGGCTGGGGCCCCACCTGGCCGGCCTCAAAAGCCTCGACCAAGTACAGCGCCTGGACCTGACGGAGCCGCTGCTGGCGCGCTTGCCCGGCGGCTGGGCCCAACGCCAAGCCCTGGACCGCCTCGCCCCCACCGCCCTCGAAGTGCCCAGCGGCTCGCACGTCACCCTCGATTACTCCGAGGCCGCCGCGCCCGTGCTGGCCGTGAAGTTGCAGGAGTTGTTTGGCCTGACGGAAACGCCCACCGTAGCCGGCGGCCGGGTACCGCTGCTGCTGCATTTGCTCTCGCCCGGCGGCCGGCCGGCGCAGGTCACGCGCGACTTGCGCAGCTTCTGGGAGAAGGGCTACTTCGACGTGCGTAAGGATTTGAAGGGCCGCTACCCGCGCCACCCCTGGCCCGACAAGCCGATGGAGCACATTCCGACCAAGCTGACTAAGAAGCGGTTGGAAAACCTGTAG
- a CDS encoding glycosyltransferase family 2 protein — translation MILVVLVNYNSTGHTLACVASLRAHTRPGTAYQVMVVDNASAPAERDALQALAAYPEVEVCYSALNLGFAGGNMLGFRTATATRRPTHVFLLNNDTLLRTDCLTELADLLTTRPEIGLAAPQMFGPEGQWLESYGFFPTLGDKLLGRALCRALGLGYHPPRPARAARQPYPADMVTGAAMFADAALFARIGGLDERYFLYCEEEDLAWRVWQAGRQVVVVPTSEFVHLGGRSSQPSFGLLREFYISLAYFLRKNFNPVHAEAVRWLFVVKLVFRARRGRQYLRLARFLAQGAPMAASIRPTAASLPESLSK, via the coding sequence ATGATCCTCGTCGTGCTGGTCAACTACAACTCCACGGGCCACACCCTGGCGTGCGTAGCATCGTTGCGCGCCCACACCCGGCCCGGCACCGCCTACCAGGTAATGGTGGTTGACAACGCCTCCGCGCCGGCCGAGCGCGACGCCTTGCAAGCGCTGGCTGCCTACCCCGAAGTAGAGGTGTGCTACTCGGCCCTCAACCTGGGCTTTGCCGGGGGCAACATGCTGGGGTTTCGCACCGCCACGGCCACCCGCCGGCCCACCCACGTATTCCTGCTGAACAACGACACGCTGCTGCGCACCGACTGCCTGACGGAGCTGGCCGACTTGCTGACGACCCGCCCCGAAATCGGCCTGGCGGCCCCCCAAATGTTTGGCCCCGAAGGCCAGTGGCTGGAGAGCTACGGGTTCTTCCCCACGCTGGGCGACAAGCTGCTGGGCCGGGCCCTGTGCCGGGCCCTGGGGCTGGGCTACCACCCGCCGCGCCCCGCCCGCGCCGCCCGCCAGCCCTACCCCGCCGACATGGTGACCGGCGCCGCCATGTTTGCCGACGCCGCGCTTTTTGCCCGCATCGGCGGGCTCGACGAGCGTTATTTTCTGTACTGCGAAGAGGAAGACCTAGCCTGGCGCGTGTGGCAGGCCGGGCGCCAGGTGGTGGTGGTGCCCACCTCAGAATTTGTGCACCTGGGCGGGCGCAGCAGCCAGCCCAGCTTCGGCCTGCTGCGCGAATTCTACATCTCGCTCGCTTACTTTTTGCGCAAAAACTTCAACCCCGTGCACGCCGAAGCCGTGCGGTGGCTGTTCGTGGTAAAGCTCGTTTTCCGGGCCCGGCGCGGCCGCCAGTACCTGCGCCTGGCCCGGTTCCTGGCCCAGGGCGCGCCCATGGCGGCCTCCATTCGCCCCACCGCAGCCAGCCTTCCTGAGAGCTTATCCAAATAG
- a CDS encoding right-handed parallel beta-helix repeat-containing protein, whose translation MSKSFTRTLGGMAVGLLALSSCKKTEDLTITSVPQPSSHPITSTALSGNLKGTLLSSVGTYTMAGDVYVAKKDTLYVQKGVTVNVTNNSAFFVDGTLIAEGTAANPITFTSPLAKKGSWGGFQCDSAQAVSIKWAHINYAGGPNKTGFPRGTIRIAPKSPKQHIMVTIQDSWLLSGTDDGMSLFGGGVVVDIQRNTIGDEGLADGDAINLKSGVTGIVAYNVLWNGAGTAIKLETSPTVLYPQTNVKVYNNTIVGSGYRRGAGEPGRGISADKFAQGAIYNNLLVNDYYGLDINPVADVKNVAYGNNYFYTAVDSTRKYFYPVGSIGKAQATDIVSTSKTDKDPLFVKLSPTTDPSQGVDTNDYHLQAGSPAKGKGNPTYNADIGAYTSDDKGNKH comes from the coding sequence ATGTCAAAATCCTTCACCCGTACTCTTGGCGGTATGGCGGTGGGCCTGCTGGCCTTGTCTTCCTGTAAAAAGACGGAAGACCTGACCATCACCTCCGTTCCCCAACCGTCGTCGCACCCGATTACCTCGACCGCGCTTTCGGGCAATCTCAAGGGCACGCTGCTCTCCTCAGTAGGCACCTACACGATGGCGGGCGACGTGTACGTGGCCAAGAAAGATACCCTTTACGTGCAGAAGGGGGTCACCGTGAACGTCACCAACAACTCGGCCTTTTTCGTGGACGGCACCCTAATTGCCGAAGGCACGGCCGCCAACCCCATCACGTTCACCTCGCCGCTGGCCAAAAAAGGGTCCTGGGGCGGCTTCCAGTGCGACAGCGCGCAGGCCGTCAGTATCAAGTGGGCCCACATCAATTATGCGGGTGGCCCTAACAAAACGGGCTTTCCCCGCGGCACCATCCGCATCGCGCCCAAGTCGCCCAAGCAGCACATCATGGTTACCATTCAGGACTCCTGGTTGCTATCGGGCACCGATGACGGCATGTCACTCTTCGGCGGCGGGGTAGTGGTGGATATCCAACGTAACACCATTGGGGACGAAGGTCTTGCCGACGGCGATGCCATCAACCTGAAAAGCGGCGTAACGGGCATCGTGGCTTATAACGTGTTGTGGAACGGGGCCGGCACCGCCATCAAGCTGGAAACCAGTCCAACGGTGCTCTACCCGCAGACCAACGTGAAGGTGTACAACAACACCATTGTGGGCAGTGGCTACCGCCGCGGAGCCGGCGAGCCCGGCCGGGGCATCTCGGCTGATAAATTCGCCCAGGGCGCCATTTACAACAACCTGTTGGTAAATGACTACTACGGCCTCGATATCAACCCGGTAGCCGATGTCAAGAACGTTGCCTACGGCAACAATTACTTCTATACGGCGGTGGACTCTACCCGCAAGTATTTCTACCCGGTAGGCTCCATTGGGAAAGCCCAAGCTACGGACATTGTTTCGACGAGCAAGACCGATAAGGATCCCCTATTCGTGAAGCTGTCGCCCACGACGGACCCCAGCCAGGGCGTTGACACGAACGACTACCACTTGCAAGCTGGCTCGCCGGCCAAAGGAAAGGGCAACCCGACGTACAACGCCGACATCGGCGCTTATACCAGCGACGACAAGGGCAACAAGCACTAA
- a CDS encoding rhodanese-like domain-containing protein yields MNIAAISPIQLATRLAAGDSLHLVDVRDPIEFDYCHLPSSALLPLDELPQRTDEVPTAGEVVLICHHGVRSAQALGYLQSRHGRTNLLNLRGGIDAWSCEVDPSVPRY; encoded by the coding sequence ATGAATATTGCCGCTATTAGTCCAATTCAACTCGCCACTCGCCTCGCCGCCGGCGACTCGCTTCACCTGGTTGACGTGCGCGACCCCATCGAGTTCGATTACTGCCACCTGCCCAGCAGCGCACTACTTCCCCTCGACGAGCTGCCCCAGCGCACCGACGAGGTGCCCACCGCGGGCGAGGTAGTGCTTATCTGCCACCACGGCGTGCGCTCGGCCCAGGCCCTCGGCTACTTGCAGTCGCGCCACGGCCGCACCAACCTGCTGAACCTGCGCGGCGGCATCGACGCCTGGAGCTGCGAAGTAGACCCCTCCGTGCCCCGGTACTAA
- a CDS encoding YqjF family protein, whose translation MPLPPTPAPTLASRLALRQPPAGPPLMRQRWGDLLFMHWPVPPALLAPFLPPRLALDLHDGHAWLAIVPFRMWDVRTRFTPPIPGANQFLELNVRTYVHLDGVPGVWFLSLDATNALAVWAARTVFHLPYLRARMALARPAPDQVRYTARRTHGGAPAAHFAATWRVGELLPPEATAPGSLAFFLTERYCLYAAWGPRLYRGRIHHEAWPLREAELLEFDSNLVEAHGLPTPAGAPVLYAGGPLAVELWWLQRV comes from the coding sequence ATGCCCCTCCCGCCCACTCCTGCTCCCACCCTGGCCAGCCGCTTGGCCCTGCGCCAGCCCCCCGCCGGCCCCCCGCTGATGCGCCAACGCTGGGGCGACTTGCTGTTTATGCACTGGCCGGTGCCGCCGGCGCTGCTGGCCCCCTTCCTGCCCCCGCGCCTGGCCCTCGACCTGCACGACGGCCACGCCTGGCTGGCCATTGTGCCGTTTCGGATGTGGGACGTGCGCACCCGCTTCACGCCGCCCATCCCCGGGGCCAACCAGTTCCTGGAGCTGAACGTGCGCACCTACGTGCACCTCGACGGCGTGCCCGGCGTGTGGTTTTTGTCGCTCGACGCCACCAACGCCCTGGCCGTGTGGGCGGCGCGCACGGTGTTCCACCTGCCCTACCTGCGCGCCCGCATGGCACTGGCCCGCCCCGCCCCCGACCAGGTGCGCTACACCGCCCGCCGCACCCACGGCGGGGCCCCGGCCGCGCACTTCGCCGCCACCTGGCGCGTGGGCGAGCTGCTGCCGCCCGAAGCCACCGCGCCCGGCTCGCTGGCGTTTTTCCTCACCGAGCGCTACTGCCTGTACGCGGCCTGGGGCCCCCGGCTCTACCGCGGCCGCATCCACCACGAAGCCTGGCCGTTGCGCGAAGCCGAGCTGCTGGAATTCGATTCCAACCTGGTTGAGGCGCACGGCCTGCCCACGCCCGCCGGGGCCCCGGTGCTGTATGCCGGGGGCCCCCTGGCCGTGGAGCTGTGGTGGCTGCAACGGGTGTAG
- a CDS encoding YncE family protein, which translates to MAIALGITTVRAQTTAVVAPYHLLHTITVGGEGGWDYLSVDPAGERLYVSHGTQVEVVDLGTRKVIGSIPNTPNVHGIDVVPSANRGYITCGRANQCVVFDLKTLRPIGAPIPTGPKPDALLYDAYSQRVFLFSNDGGRSTVLNAATGAVAGTAELGGDIEAPATDGKGSIFANVEDKNEVIEFDAKTLAVRKRHPLAPGEAPTGLGYDPKTNRLFSGCHNEKLVVTDSKTGKQVAVLPIGKGVDGVAFDPSTNNIVTSNGSGTFTVIHEDAPNQYTVVANVPTAPGAKTIALDPKTHHLFTSTADYGPTPAATPENPRPRPSIVPGTFRVLEYGK; encoded by the coding sequence TTGGCAATCGCCTTAGGCATCACCACCGTCCGGGCCCAGACGACCGCAGTAGTTGCTCCCTACCACCTGCTCCACACCATCACCGTTGGCGGTGAGGGGGGCTGGGACTACCTCAGCGTGGACCCCGCCGGCGAGCGGCTTTACGTGTCGCACGGCACCCAGGTAGAGGTGGTAGACCTCGGCACCCGCAAGGTCATTGGCTCCATCCCGAACACACCCAACGTGCACGGCATCGACGTGGTGCCCAGCGCCAACCGCGGCTACATTACCTGCGGCCGGGCTAACCAGTGCGTGGTGTTCGACTTGAAAACCCTTCGGCCCATCGGCGCGCCCATCCCCACCGGCCCCAAGCCCGATGCGCTGCTCTACGACGCCTACTCCCAGCGCGTGTTCCTGTTCAGCAACGACGGCGGCCGGAGCACCGTGCTCAACGCCGCGACGGGGGCCGTGGCGGGCACGGCCGAGCTGGGCGGCGACATCGAGGCCCCCGCCACCGACGGCAAGGGCAGCATTTTCGCCAACGTGGAAGACAAGAACGAGGTTATTGAATTCGATGCCAAAACCCTGGCGGTGCGCAAGCGCCACCCCCTGGCCCCGGGCGAAGCGCCCACCGGCCTGGGCTACGACCCCAAAACCAACCGCCTGTTTAGCGGCTGCCACAACGAGAAGCTGGTGGTGACCGACAGCAAAACCGGCAAGCAAGTGGCCGTGCTGCCCATCGGCAAAGGCGTTGACGGCGTCGCCTTCGACCCGTCCACCAACAACATCGTCACCTCGAACGGGTCGGGCACCTTTACCGTCATCCATGAAGACGCGCCCAACCAGTACACCGTGGTAGCGAATGTGCCCACGGCCCCCGGTGCCAAAACCATTGCCCTCGACCCCAAAACGCACCACCTCTTCACCAGCACCGCCGACTACGGCCCCACCCCGGCCGCCACCCCCGAAAACCCGCGGCCGCGGCCCAGCATCGTGCCCGGCACGTTCCGGGTGCTCGAATACGGCAAATAA